The Borreliella mayonii genome has a segment encoding these proteins:
- a CDS encoding chemotaxis protein CheW, with protein sequence MFRKESSKDSKSQLQVAGFKIGKESYGVSIEHIREIIKVPPEGVYAIPNVPEYIIGIYNLRGSIIPLINLNIKFGVPSISITEEDMLLTGYLIVKIKNKLLGIFVDRVLKVISFDDSRVQEPPATLQTLDRKYISGVVKLDEADNLESEYLVLIDIAKIFDKCEFDDIPYKDQHEE encoded by the coding sequence ATGTTTAGAAAAGAAAGTTCTAAAGACAGTAAATCCCAGCTTCAAGTTGCGGGTTTTAAAATAGGCAAGGAAAGTTATGGGGTGTCAATAGAGCATATTAGAGAAATTATTAAAGTTCCACCAGAAGGAGTTTATGCTATACCAAATGTTCCTGAATATATTATAGGTATTTATAATCTTAGAGGCAGTATTATTCCTTTAATTAATTTAAATATTAAATTTGGGGTTCCTTCTATTTCAATAACAGAAGAAGATATGCTTTTAACAGGATACTTAATAGTTAAAATTAAAAATAAACTTTTAGGCATTTTTGTTGATAGAGTTCTTAAAGTTATTAGCTTTGATGATTCTAGGGTTCAGGAACCTCCTGCCACTTTGCAAACTTTAGATAGAAAATATATATCCGGAGTTGTAAAGCTTGACGAGGCTGATAATCTTGAGAGTGAATATTTAGTGCTAATTGATATTGCAAAAATTTTTGATAAATGCGAATTTGACGATATTCCCTATAAAGATCAACATGAAGAATAA
- the ftsZ gene encoding cell division protein FtsZ, protein MKDYNMIDSHTRRFDSTTNPTILKVIGAGGGGSNAVNRMIEYGVRDVEFIVANTDLQALQTSIAPIKIALGAKVTAGLGAGGKPEIGQAAAEEDIDVIRNHLSGADMVFITAGMGGGTGTGAAPVIAQVAKELGILTVGVVTKPFKFEGPKKLRLAEQGINNLRKSVDTLIIIPNQKLLTVVDKRTTIKDAFKRADDVLRMGVQGIAGLIIEHGEVNIDFADVKSIMQGQGDALMGIGYGKGENRAVDAATSAISNPLLEEVRIEGSKGLLVNVTGGDDFSLLELEEIMGIITVSVDDEATVIYGHAINSNLEDEIYVTVVATGFASKKQKEISGAPENNTLSSKEFDTLMSGNQNIPSGSYEQQDSSFAAKSKNVNYFDDDIDVPTFLRNLNKKSSDD, encoded by the coding sequence ATGAAAGATTATAATATGATTGATAGCCATACAAGAAGATTTGATTCTACTACAAATCCTACAATTCTTAAGGTGATTGGTGCGGGAGGAGGAGGTAGTAATGCTGTTAATCGTATGATTGAATATGGAGTAAGAGATGTTGAATTTATTGTGGCTAATACTGATCTTCAGGCTCTCCAAACCTCTATTGCTCCCATAAAAATTGCCCTTGGAGCAAAGGTTACAGCAGGGCTTGGTGCTGGAGGAAAGCCTGAGATTGGGCAAGCTGCGGCAGAGGAAGATATAGATGTTATACGCAACCATCTTTCTGGTGCTGATATGGTGTTTATTACTGCTGGTATGGGAGGTGGTACAGGGACCGGGGCTGCTCCTGTTATTGCGCAAGTTGCAAAAGAGCTTGGTATTTTAACAGTTGGAGTTGTAACAAAGCCTTTTAAGTTTGAGGGTCCTAAGAAGTTGAGACTTGCTGAACAAGGAATAAATAACTTAAGGAAGTCCGTAGATACATTGATTATTATTCCAAATCAAAAGCTTTTAACTGTTGTTGATAAAAGGACCACCATTAAAGATGCTTTTAAGCGTGCAGATGATGTTCTTAGAATGGGTGTTCAAGGTATTGCAGGACTTATTATTGAGCACGGAGAGGTTAATATTGATTTTGCTGATGTTAAAAGCATTATGCAAGGTCAAGGCGATGCCTTAATGGGAATTGGATATGGCAAGGGCGAAAACAGAGCTGTTGATGCTGCAACTTCTGCTATTAGCAATCCACTACTTGAAGAAGTTCGTATTGAAGGGTCTAAAGGACTTCTTGTTAATGTTACTGGTGGAGATGATTTTTCATTGCTTGAACTTGAAGAGATTATGGGTATAATTACGGTTAGTGTTGATGATGAGGCTACTGTAATATATGGCCATGCTATTAACTCAAATCTTGAAGATGAGATTTACGTTACAGTTGTTGCTACAGGTTTTGCATCTAAAAAGCAAAAAGAAATATCTGGTGCGCCAGAAAATAATACTTTAAGCTCTAAAGAGTTTGATACCTTAATGTCAGGCAATCAAAATATTCCTTCTGGATCTTATGAGCAACAAGATTCTTCTTTTGCAGCTAAGTCTAAAAATGTTAATTATTTTGATGATGACATTGATGTTCCAACATTTCTTAGAAATTTAAATAAAAAAAGTAGCGATGATTAG
- a CDS encoding UDP-N-acetylmuramoyl-tripeptide--D-alanyl-D-alanine ligase produces MRIKIKDILISSKDVKFVGNIKNIERIVSFYSLDSREIKDENINVSLYFAYKGNKVDGFSFVKYLIDLGVKCFVCSKDHESECIKYLNDDEELVFLLTSNVIKLLQTLASFLIERTSFKRIAITGSNGKTTTKEMLYSILSKKYKTYKTWGNLNSDIGLPLSILRVDGNEEYAVFEVGVSYVGEMDLLSQILKPEIVIITNISCAHMQAFKELQAIAFEKSKIIGKNTKIFVVNEMNDYCVYLEKRAKIANPNVKIVYFDFENLNIKSFSFLEGKFSFDFVYKGFEYSIFLLGRHNIFNAIGCINLALFLGMKEKEIREGLVETAFQKGRAEILTKNGYLILNDSYNGNMGSFMALKNMILDLNIQNKKFIVLGSFKELGEFAYKTHKDLIQEAVLMNFDKIFLIGEEFLDVRDSENLVEKYLYYFSEFDKFINFFLKSLEPSVFIVIKGSRFNRLERILNYI; encoded by the coding sequence GTGCGTATAAAGATTAAGGATATTTTAATCTCTTCTAAAGATGTGAAGTTTGTGGGGAATATAAAAAATATTGAAAGAATTGTATCTTTTTACTCGTTAGATAGTCGCGAAATAAAGGATGAGAATATCAATGTTAGTCTTTATTTTGCATATAAGGGAAATAAAGTAGATGGATTTTCTTTTGTTAAATATTTAATTGATTTGGGTGTTAAATGTTTTGTATGCTCAAAAGATCATGAATCTGAGTGTATTAAATATTTGAATGACGATGAAGAGTTAGTTTTTTTGCTTACAAGCAATGTAATAAAACTTCTTCAAACTTTAGCATCTTTTTTAATTGAAAGAACAAGTTTTAAAAGAATTGCTATTACAGGTAGTAATGGTAAAACCACAACCAAAGAGATGCTTTATAGCATACTTTCAAAAAAATATAAAACTTACAAAACTTGGGGCAATTTAAATTCTGACATTGGGCTTCCTCTTAGTATTTTAAGGGTAGATGGTAATGAAGAATATGCTGTTTTTGAAGTTGGAGTTAGTTATGTTGGAGAAATGGATCTTTTATCTCAAATTTTAAAACCAGAAATTGTTATTATTACGAATATAAGCTGTGCACATATGCAAGCTTTCAAGGAATTACAAGCTATTGCTTTTGAAAAGAGCAAAATAATTGGCAAAAACACTAAAATTTTTGTTGTAAATGAAATGAATGATTATTGTGTTTATCTTGAAAAAAGAGCAAAAATCGCAAATCCAAATGTTAAAATTGTTTATTTTGATTTTGAAAATCTTAATATCAAATCATTTTCTTTTTTGGAAGGGAAATTTTCTTTTGATTTTGTTTACAAAGGGTTTGAATACTCTATTTTTTTACTGGGGCGACATAATATTTTTAATGCAATAGGGTGTATTAATTTAGCCCTATTTTTAGGAATGAAAGAAAAAGAAATAAGAGAGGGCCTTGTTGAAACTGCTTTTCAAAAGGGTAGGGCAGAAATTTTAACAAAAAATGGATATTTGATTTTAAATGATTCTTACAATGGCAATATGGGTTCTTTTATGGCGTTAAAAAATATGATTTTGGATCTTAATATCCAAAACAAAAAATTTATAGTTCTTGGGTCTTTTAAAGAGCTTGGGGAATTTGCATACAAAACTCACAAAGATTTAATTCAAGAGGCTGTTTTAATGAATTTTGATAAAATTTTTCTAATTGGCGAAGAATTTTTAGATGTTAGAGATTCTGAGAATTTAGTTGAAAAGTATTTATATTACTTTAGCGAGTTTGATAAATTTATTAATTTTTTTTTAAAAAGCTTGGAACCTTCAGTTTTTATTGTCATTAAGGGCTCAAGGTTTAATAGGCTTGAGAGAATTTTAAATTACATTTAG
- the mraY gene encoding phospho-N-acetylmuramoyl-pentapeptide-transferase — protein MFYLLGLRLLKYITFRMAYATIFAFLLSLIVGPYVILRLKKLRADQILREDGPKRHLSEKAGIPTMGGILIFFCVFISLVFWSNILNVYFLIMVFVMLGFAFLGFIDDFLKIKNKTSDGLKARFKIYGQIIFSFISVGILYYFGSEHVSIIYFPFIKSFQIDLGLFYIPFGMFILISASNSFNLTDGLDGLAIGLSIVITGALIIIAYLTSRADFAAYLYIPNIKGSEELVIFLGALLGGSFGFLWFNAYPAKIMMGDTGSLALGAILGMAALILKSEILFSILAGVFIIETMSVIIQVLVYKKTKKRVFKMAPLHHHFEELGWSEMQVVIRFWIIGLIFAIIALSTIKIR, from the coding sequence ATGTTTTACCTTTTAGGTTTGCGCTTACTCAAATATATTACCTTTAGAATGGCTTATGCTACAATTTTTGCATTTTTACTTTCTTTGATTGTAGGTCCTTATGTTATTTTAAGGTTAAAAAAATTAAGGGCCGATCAGATTTTAAGAGAAGATGGCCCTAAAAGACATTTGAGTGAAAAAGCAGGAATTCCTACCATGGGAGGCATTCTTATTTTTTTTTGTGTTTTTATCTCTTTAGTATTTTGGAGCAATATTTTAAATGTTTATTTTTTGATTATGGTTTTTGTTATGCTTGGATTTGCTTTTTTGGGATTTATAGATGATTTTTTAAAAATCAAAAATAAAACCTCAGATGGACTTAAGGCTCGATTTAAAATTTATGGACAAATAATATTTTCTTTTATTTCTGTTGGCATTTTATATTATTTTGGTAGCGAGCATGTTAGTATAATCTATTTTCCTTTTATTAAGTCTTTTCAAATAGATTTGGGGTTGTTTTACATTCCTTTTGGCATGTTTATTTTAATTTCTGCTTCTAATTCTTTTAATTTAACAGATGGGCTTGATGGGCTTGCAATTGGATTGAGTATAGTTATAACAGGAGCTTTAATAATAATCGCTTATCTTACAAGCAGGGCTGATTTTGCAGCCTATTTGTATATTCCAAATATTAAAGGCTCTGAAGAGCTTGTAATATTTCTTGGGGCTTTGCTTGGGGGTAGTTTTGGATTTTTATGGTTTAATGCCTATCCTGCTAAAATTATGATGGGAGATACAGGTAGTCTGGCTCTGGGTGCCATTCTTGGAATGGCGGCTTTGATTTTAAAAAGTGAAATACTTTTTTCAATTCTTGCAGGTGTTTTTATTATTGAAACTATGTCTGTAATTATTCAGGTCCTGGTTTACAAAAAGACCAAAAAAAGAGTATTTAAAATGGCTCCACTTCACCATCATTTTGAAGAACTTGGGTGGTCTGAAATGCAAGTTGTTATTAGATTTTGGATAATAGGGCTAATATTTGCTATAATTGCTTTAAGTACGATAAAAATCAGATAA
- the ftsA gene encoding cell division protein FtsA, translating into MSRNLIVGLDVGTSKICTVVAEVNLNDQLEIVGIGTSISRGVRKGVLINIEAALDSISNSIEAAELISGCDITSLSVSMSGSSVEGTNSRGVVAINSKTREINEEDVDRVIEAAKAIVIPMDREILHVIPQEFIVDGIPHIKNPIDMMGIRLEGEVHIITGSSSSSQNLVRCVNRAGFAVDEVVLGSLASSYATLSKEEREMGVLFIDMGKGTTDIILYIDGSPYYTGVIPIGVNRVTLDIAQVWKVPEDVAENIKITAGIAHPSVLESQMETVIIPNLGTRPPQEKSRKELSIIINSRLREIFEMMRAEILKRGLYNKINGGIVLTGGGALFPGISNLIEEVFNYPARIGLPMSINGIGEEHIDPKFSSALGLVLYKHEQQKFNKLKKVSSKVKRKNKISSKLKGWFLKEWF; encoded by the coding sequence GTGTCTAGGAATTTGATAGTAGGTTTAGATGTTGGAACTTCAAAAATTTGTACTGTTGTTGCTGAGGTAAATTTAAATGATCAATTAGAAATAGTTGGAATAGGCACTAGTATATCAAGAGGAGTTAGAAAGGGAGTTCTAATAAATATTGAAGCGGCTCTTGATTCAATATCCAATTCTATTGAGGCAGCAGAGCTCATCTCAGGATGTGACATTACATCACTTTCAGTTTCTATGTCTGGAAGTAGTGTTGAGGGGACTAATTCACGTGGTGTTGTTGCAATAAATTCAAAAACAAGAGAGATTAACGAAGAAGATGTTGATAGGGTAATCGAAGCAGCAAAGGCAATTGTTATTCCAATGGATAGAGAAATTCTTCATGTTATTCCTCAAGAATTTATTGTAGATGGAATACCCCATATAAAAAACCCAATAGACATGATGGGCATTCGCCTTGAAGGAGAGGTGCATATTATTACGGGTTCTAGTTCTTCTAGTCAGAATTTAGTCAGATGCGTAAATCGAGCAGGCTTTGCTGTTGATGAGGTTGTTCTTGGAAGTTTGGCTTCATCTTATGCAACTCTTTCTAAAGAAGAGCGCGAGATGGGTGTTTTGTTTATTGATATGGGCAAAGGGACAACAGATATTATTCTTTATATTGACGGTTCTCCTTATTATACAGGTGTAATTCCTATTGGTGTTAATAGAGTGACTCTTGATATTGCGCAAGTTTGGAAGGTTCCTGAGGATGTTGCTGAAAATATTAAAATAACAGCTGGCATTGCTCATCCATCTGTTCTTGAGAGTCAAATGGAAACTGTAATTATTCCAAATCTTGGAACTCGACCTCCTCAAGAGAAAAGCAGAAAGGAGTTGTCTATAATAATTAATTCAAGATTAAGAGAAATCTTTGAAATGATGAGAGCGGAAATACTTAAGCGCGGACTTTATAATAAAATTAATGGTGGGATAGTTTTAACGGGTGGAGGAGCTTTATTCCCAGGTATTTCTAATTTAATAGAAGAAGTATTTAATTATCCTGCAAGAATAGGTTTACCAATGAGTATTAATGGAATTGGAGAAGAGCACATAGATCCTAAGTTTTCTTCAGCTCTTGGTCTTGTTCTTTATAAGCACGAGCAACAAAAATTCAATAAATTAAAGAAGGTAAGCAGTAAAGTTAAAAGAAAAAATAAAATATCTTCAAAGTTGAAAGGTTGGTTTTTGAAAGAATGGTTTTGA
- a CDS encoding SAM-dependent methyltransferase, producing the protein MYRLDDEYSRKAKREGYLARSVYKLIEINEKFSLFSYGNVLDIGASPGSFSQYAYKKLKRGVLVSVDINDISLSYVDNFYFIKGDIFLDDTVFKINAFRPYSLIISDVAPKTTGNRLVDTSNSFNLSMRIIDLSLEVLLKKGNLLVKVFQGGDEMQIFKKFEKYFKFVKKIRPRAVRKNSFEIYFLGKNFGK; encoded by the coding sequence GTGTATCGCTTGGATGATGAATATTCTAGAAAAGCCAAAAGAGAAGGGTATTTGGCAAGATCTGTGTACAAGTTGATAGAAATTAATGAAAAGTTTTCTTTATTTTCTTATGGGAATGTTTTAGATATTGGTGCATCGCCTGGTAGCTTTTCTCAATATGCTTATAAAAAGCTTAAAAGAGGAGTTCTGGTGTCTGTTGATATTAATGATATTAGTCTTAGTTACGTTGATAATTTTTACTTTATAAAGGGAGATATCTTTTTAGATGATACAGTTTTTAAAATTAATGCGTTTAGGCCTTATAGCCTTATAATTAGCGATGTTGCTCCCAAAACTACTGGAAATAGGCTTGTAGATACCAGCAATTCTTTTAATTTAAGCATGAGAATAATAGATTTATCTCTTGAAGTTTTACTTAAAAAAGGAAATTTGCTTGTTAAAGTTTTCCAGGGAGGAGACGAGATGCAAATTTTTAAAAAGTTTGAAAAATATTTTAAATTTGTAAAAAAAATTAGACCTAGGGCGGTAAGGAAAAATTCTTTTGAAATTTATTTTTTAGGTAAAAATTTTGGCAAGTAG
- a CDS encoding polyprenyl synthetase family protein, translating to MQNKLFLKNIEKNINKIFSTTNFLNLFKDKDLKFTFKIKNETLDYIKAPAIEIINRGGKRIRPMIMILLAYALGLKEKNTKLIYKLSLLLELPHSGSLIIDDIEDNSLKRRGTSAIHLIYGIDNSINAGNLIYFLPAKLIEKSNLKENQKLLIYENFFTTLSNLHLGQGIDIKFHNESYIPSIKEYISLVELKTASLFGMASFLAAILTNNEDKAKKIYSTFLKLGVYFQIIDDIKNIKNKINGKEFGDDLLEGKKSLPIIYFLQEKKFEPKIISKFNQIKNTKNTKSKKEIFKLIKMINSSKSIKNSTIIALKYLNEFKNELNLYPLTNRYKNLLIDTIEQIKEGI from the coding sequence ATGCAAAATAAACTATTTTTAAAAAATATTGAAAAAAATATTAATAAAATCTTTTCAACAACTAATTTTCTAAATTTATTTAAAGATAAAGATTTAAAATTTACTTTTAAAATAAAAAATGAAACCCTTGATTATATTAAAGCACCAGCAATTGAAATTATTAATAGAGGCGGAAAACGAATAAGGCCAATGATAATGATTCTTTTAGCATATGCATTGGGCTTAAAAGAAAAAAACACTAAATTAATATATAAATTAAGTTTACTACTTGAACTTCCCCATTCTGGAAGCTTGATTATTGACGACATTGAAGACAATTCGCTAAAAAGACGAGGCACATCTGCAATACATTTAATATATGGAATAGATAACAGTATAAATGCTGGAAATTTGATTTATTTTTTACCTGCAAAATTAATAGAAAAATCAAATTTAAAAGAAAATCAAAAATTACTAATTTATGAAAATTTCTTTACAACTCTTTCAAATCTTCACCTAGGACAAGGAATTGATATTAAATTTCACAATGAATCATACATCCCAAGCATTAAAGAATACATTTCTTTAGTAGAATTAAAAACAGCTTCACTTTTTGGAATGGCTAGCTTTTTAGCTGCAATACTCACAAATAATGAAGATAAAGCTAAAAAAATTTACAGTACATTTTTAAAGCTTGGTGTTTATTTTCAAATAATAGACGATATTAAAAATATTAAAAACAAAATTAATGGTAAAGAATTCGGAGATGATTTGCTTGAAGGGAAAAAAAGCTTGCCAATAATTTATTTTTTACAAGAAAAAAAATTTGAACCAAAAATTATTTCAAAATTTAATCAAATAAAAAATACCAAAAACACTAAATCAAAAAAAGAAATATTTAAACTAATAAAGATGATAAATTCATCAAAATCAATAAAAAACTCAACTATTATTGCCTTAAAATATTTAAACGAGTTTAAAAACGAACTCAATTTATACCCACTAACAAATAGATATAAAAATCTACTAATAGATACTATTGAACAAATAAAAGAAGGAATATGA
- the ftsW gene encoding putative lipid II flippase FtsW, whose amino-acid sequence MLVLLLLAAYGLVVFYTSSFFLSLELTGNPNFLFFTRLNYLFLSFIVFLVFERISLNFLKKSIFPVLIITLFLIMATFLSPSISGAKRWIFFQGISIQPSEIFKISFTIYLSAYLSKFDPRKNNSIAYWLKPMLIFAIFWVLIILQNDYSTAIYFAILFFIVLFVSNMAFSYVFAIVITFLPVSAIFLMLEPYRVSRIFAFLNPYEDPSGKGYQIIASLNALKSGGILGKGLGMGEIKLGKLPEANSDFIFSVLGEELGFLGVLFAISLFFSFFYLGYEIAIHSNSRFKFFIAFISSLAIFLQSIMNILIAIGLLPPTGINLPFFSSGGSSIIVTMALSGLISNVSKNLSNN is encoded by the coding sequence TTGCTTGTTTTGCTACTATTAGCAGCCTACGGGCTTGTAGTTTTTTATACTTCTTCCTTTTTCTTAAGCTTAGAATTGACAGGTAATCCAAATTTTTTATTTTTTACAAGACTTAATTATCTTTTTTTAAGTTTTATAGTTTTTCTTGTTTTTGAGAGAATTTCTTTAAATTTTTTAAAAAAATCAATATTTCCTGTATTGATTATAACTCTTTTTTTAATTATGGCAACTTTTTTATCTCCAAGTATTTCTGGGGCAAAGAGATGGATATTTTTTCAAGGTATCAGTATTCAACCTTCTGAAATTTTTAAAATATCTTTTACCATTTATCTTTCAGCTTATTTGAGTAAATTTGACCCAAGAAAAAACAATAGTATTGCATACTGGTTAAAGCCAATGTTAATTTTTGCAATTTTTTGGGTGTTAATAATTTTGCAAAACGATTATTCAACAGCTATTTATTTTGCTATTCTTTTTTTTATTGTTTTGTTTGTTTCTAATATGGCATTTAGTTATGTTTTTGCTATTGTGATTACTTTTTTGCCAGTTTCTGCTATATTTTTAATGCTTGAACCTTATAGAGTTTCTAGAATTTTTGCTTTTCTCAATCCTTACGAGGATCCTTCTGGTAAAGGTTACCAAATAATAGCATCTCTTAATGCTTTAAAAAGTGGAGGAATTTTAGGCAAAGGTCTGGGAATGGGAGAGATAAAACTTGGGAAACTGCCAGAGGCTAATTCTGATTTTATTTTTTCAGTTCTTGGAGAAGAATTGGGGTTTTTAGGTGTTTTGTTTGCCATAAGCTTATTTTTTTCGTTTTTTTATCTTGGCTATGAAATAGCTATTCATTCTAATAGCAGATTTAAATTTTTTATTGCATTTATTTCAAGTCTTGCAATTTTTCTTCAAAGCATAATGAATATTTTAATTGCAATTGGTCTTTTGCCTCCCACTGGGATAAATTTGCCGTTTTTTTCATCTGGAGGATCTTCTATTATTGTTACCATGGCACTTTCTGGTCTTATTTCAAATGTTTCAAAAAACTTAAGTAATAATTGA
- the rsmH gene encoding 16S rRNA (cytosine(1402)-N(4))-methyltransferase RsmH, protein MNNNAFHFPVLLDAIFKLIEDLPVKSDLIYIDSTLGEGVHAKAILEKYDFLSLVGIERDPQILERAKQFLLIFEERITYFNDWFDNFFVNYPLNVKANFILVDLGISMFHYKGSKKGFSFLEDEPLDMRLCSSSCKISAAEIVNTFSKYDLEALIYNLSNEHYSRRISKAIVEYRKTKKIQTTKELQSIISKVYPLSKVKINPATKTFQALRIYVNDELARLKRSLPFWVENLAKDGILAIITFHSIEDRIVKDFFRSLSCNLYAKISKKPIIPSFDEIKKNKPSRSAKLRVIKKL, encoded by the coding sequence ATGAATAATAATGCTTTTCATTTTCCAGTGCTTCTTGATGCAATTTTTAAGCTTATAGAAGATTTACCTGTAAAAAGTGATTTAATATATATTGATTCTACTCTTGGAGAAGGTGTTCATGCAAAAGCGATTCTTGAGAAATATGACTTTTTAAGTTTGGTTGGAATTGAAAGAGATCCTCAAATTTTAGAAAGAGCGAAGCAGTTTCTTCTTATTTTTGAAGAGAGAATTACATATTTTAATGATTGGTTTGATAATTTTTTTGTCAATTACCCTTTAAATGTCAAAGCCAATTTTATTTTAGTTGATCTTGGTATTTCTATGTTTCATTACAAGGGTAGTAAAAAGGGATTTTCTTTTCTTGAAGATGAGCCTTTAGATATGAGACTTTGTTCTTCTTCTTGTAAAATCAGTGCGGCTGAGATTGTAAACACTTTTAGTAAATATGACCTTGAAGCTTTAATTTATAATTTAAGCAATGAGCATTATTCTAGAAGGATCTCTAAAGCTATTGTAGAATATCGAAAAACTAAAAAAATACAAACCACAAAAGAGTTGCAATCCATAATAAGCAAAGTTTATCCTCTTTCAAAAGTTAAAATAAATCCAGCTACAAAAACTTTTCAAGCGTTAAGGATTTATGTAAATGATGAGCTTGCTAGGCTTAAAAGGAGCTTGCCCTTTTGGGTAGAAAATTTAGCCAAAGATGGAATTTTAGCTATTATTACGTTTCATTCAATAGAGGATCGTATTGTAAAAGATTTTTTTAGAAGTTTAAGCTGCAATTTGTATGCCAAGATTTCAAAAAAGCCCATTATTCCAAGTTTTGATGAGATAAAAAAAAATAAACCTTCAAGGAGCGCAAAACTTAGAGTTATAAAAAAATTATGA
- a CDS encoding NAD(+)/NADH kinase → MKNKVLLCINTLKSGASILGNDVKVYLETKYFVEVVLIDVGRPLFSFPKENFLFLITLGGDGTVLLAVNLLLENRNINIPIISINMGKVGFLADIKIEDFKKVIDRFFNNSLVINKKFLLHVTVYQHGKDFISKYALNDIIIRSSVLNKMIYVDLRVNSESFLSYKSDGIIVSTPTGSTGYSFSSGGPILEADLEGFLLTPISPHSLYNRSFVFSKLSKLSVSFSKEYFIAAASIFLDGINFGSFGVDAVFEFEISSQSLNFVSFCTDTFVKRLKNKLL, encoded by the coding sequence ATGAAGAATAAAGTTCTTCTTTGCATTAATACTTTAAAGTCGGGAGCTAGTATTTTAGGCAATGATGTTAAAGTTTATTTGGAAACCAAGTATTTTGTTGAGGTAGTGTTAATAGATGTTGGTAGGCCGTTATTTTCTTTCCCAAAAGAAAATTTTCTTTTTTTGATAACTTTGGGGGGAGATGGGACAGTTCTTTTGGCTGTTAATTTGCTTCTTGAAAATAGAAATATTAATATTCCAATTATTTCAATTAATATGGGCAAGGTAGGGTTTTTAGCAGATATTAAGATTGAAGATTTTAAAAAAGTCATAGATAGATTTTTTAACAATTCTTTGGTTATTAATAAGAAATTTTTACTTCATGTAACAGTTTATCAGCACGGCAAAGATTTTATTTCTAAATATGCTTTAAACGATATTATTATTCGCTCAAGTGTTCTTAATAAAATGATTTATGTAGATCTTAGGGTTAATTCTGAGAGTTTTTTATCATATAAAAGTGATGGGATAATTGTATCTACTCCAACAGGCTCAACAGGGTATTCCTTCTCATCAGGGGGTCCTATTTTAGAAGCAGATCTTGAGGGATTTTTACTTACGCCTATTTCTCCCCATTCTCTTTATAATCGTTCTTTTGTGTTCTCTAAATTAAGCAAACTTTCTGTTTCTTTTTCAAAAGAATATTTTATAGCAGCAGCATCAATTTTTTTAGATGGAATTAATTTTGGTTCTTTTGGAGTTGATGCTGTTTTTGAATTTGAAATTTCTTCTCAAAGCTTAAATTTTGTTTCATTTTGTACGGATACTTTTGTTAAAAGATTGAAAAACAAATTATTGTAA
- a CDS encoding cell division protein FtsQ/DivIB: MIFERKFLIKYIYFSTSLIFFEIIIIIFASPYFLIRYISINNDISLSKEDVIKISGIKPNTYYYNANVRIYEENLKRDLRVKNVKVNLKFPNKINIKIEKRIPVAVALENVNGNITYYYIASDGVILEKSKYLIYDLPIISGLVLNDNNVGDFLENRMLNVLRGLDYLKINQKYLYNLISEVNFLKLNFYDYNVILYIKSIYNKILITVDMDLMDVMHKMFLAVNLLKGKPGVIDLRSGDIILLGES, from the coding sequence ATGATTTTTGAGAGAAAATTTTTAATTAAGTATATATATTTTTCAACTTCTTTAATTTTTTTTGAAATAATAATTATTATTTTTGCGTCTCCTTATTTTTTAATTAGGTATATTAGTATCAATAATGATATTTCTCTTTCTAAAGAGGATGTAATCAAGATTTCGGGAATCAAGCCCAATACATATTATTATAATGCTAATGTTAGAATATATGAGGAGAATCTTAAAAGAGATTTAAGGGTAAAGAATGTTAAAGTTAATCTTAAGTTTCCCAATAAAATCAATATTAAAATAGAAAAAAGAATACCGGTTGCTGTTGCTTTAGAAAACGTAAATGGTAATATTACTTATTATTATATTGCATCAGATGGTGTAATTTTGGAAAAAAGTAAGTATTTAATTTATGATTTACCTATAATTAGCGGATTAGTTTTAAATGACAATAATGTAGGAGATTTTCTAGAAAATAGAATGCTTAATGTTTTAAGAGGCCTTGATTATCTTAAAATAAATCAAAAATATTTGTATAATTTAATATCAGAGGTGAATTTTTTAAAATTGAATTTCTATGATTATAATGTAATTTTGTATATTAAAAGTATATATAATAAAATATTGATAACAGTTGATATGGATTTAATGGATGTGATGCATAAAATGTTTCTTGCAGTTAATTTACTTAAAGGAAAACCCGGCGTTATAGATTTAAGAAGTGGTGATATCATTTTGTTAGGAGAAAGCTAG